The following is a genomic window from Pseudomonas parafulva.
CCACTCACTCAACTGGCGACGCATCGCCGGGGTCCAGAAGCTCTGCAGGTGCTGCCTCACCCCCTGCACGGCCAAGGTGCGATCCGGCTCACTGTCGAAGTAATGGGCGATTTGGTTGGCCATCTTGACCAGGCTGTCATTGCTCATCGACGCACCTCGGCTTTCTCCTGCCCCTCGGCCTGACGCCGCTCCTTGAGCAGGCGCTGTTGTTCGTCACTGAAATGCTGGTAGCGCTTCTGCCACTCCGACGGCTGGAACACGCGCACCACCTCGACCGCAGTGACCTTGTACTCCGGACAGTTGGTCGCCCAGTCGGAGTTGTCGGTGGTGATCACGTTGGCGCCGGACTCGGGGAAGTGGAAGGTGGTGTAGACCACCCCCGGTGCGACCCGCGCACTCACCCGAGCGCGCAGGACACTCTGGCCGGCACGGCTGCCCACGCCCACCCAGTCGCCGTCACTGATGCCACGGCTT
Proteins encoded in this region:
- a CDS encoding formate dehydrogenase subunit delta — translated: MSNDSLVKMANQIAHYFDSEPDRTLAVQGVRQHLQSFWTPAMRRQLSEWIEAHAGEGLDSKVREALS